The genome window GACGCCGTGGAGGGCCGCCGCCTGTGGTCCGCGGCGGTGCAGCAGCTCGGCGGCAACGCCAAGGCCGCCGAGATCCTCCGGCCGCTCCTCGACTCCCCGCAGGCCACCGAGGACGACCTCTGGCGGATCGTCGTGCTCTGCACCATGGCCGAGGACTGGGCGTCCGTCCGGGCCGCCGGGACGAAGCTCGGCATGCAGTTCAAGACGCAGGAAGGCCCGATCGACGAGGAGTGGCACCTGATCCGGGCCGTGCTCCCCACCCCGGACGGCGGCCGGCAGGAGGTGCTCGCCCTGCGGACCGGGCCGGCCACCGCCCGGCTGCTCATCCCGCAGCCCAAGGGCATGGAGTACAACGCGGGGGACGTGATCGTCTTCGACCCGCGGCCGCTGGAGCCGATCCCGGAGAGCGAGGAGGAGCGGGAGGGGTTCCTCCCGCCGTTCGCCGGGATCACGATGCTGCGCCCAGGCGGCTACACGAGCTGGTTCTTCGACGGCGCCAGGCCCACCGAGGAGGAGTGGGCCGAGTTCAACCAGGTCCTCGCCGAGCGCGGCTGGCCGATGTGGGTCTACAGCGACGAGAGCTACACGGTCCGCAACCCGGCGACCGGGGAGCGGATCCCCGGGGTGTTCGGGTGGGTGGCGATCCCGCCGAACGTCACCCCGGCGCAGCTCGACGCCGTGCTCGACGACGTGACCGAGCAGTGGGCGCACCCGCTCGCCTGGCTCGACCTCGCCCGGGAGGTCGGCATCGAGGTCGAGCGGCACGAGAACATCGTCAAGGAGTACGGCCTCTGAGGCTCGCGTCGCGGCGCACGGCCTCGCGGGTTCGCCCGGAGCGCGGCCTCCCGGGCCAGCCGCGCGGTGATCACCGTGCCGTGACCCGGCCCCCGGTGCCGCCGCCCGGGCCGCGCCGCGGCCTGCTCCTCCGCCGTGGCGCGCCCGTGGCACGGCCGGGCACGGGAATGCAGGGTCCCGGCGTGGGCGGGACGCGGAACCCCGCGCCGCCCCCACGGGGCGGCGGTGCCCGCGAGTCCCGGTGCCCGGATGAACCCGGATGAGCCGGGCGCTCCATCGCGAGCGGCGCCCGGCCGCGCTCCGGTATGGAATACTCTGCCGATGTCCGCCGGCGTCACCGCCCGGCCGTGGCCGTGCCGTCCGCGCCGGCCGTTTCCTGTCATGAGATCGCGCAGGCCGTGCGACATCAGGCTGGGGTCAGATGAAGAGGGTCCGTCTCTTAGCCGCAGTGCTCGCGTCCGCGCTGCTCCTGACCGCCTGCAGCGGGGATGGCGAACCGGAGGGCGCCGGCACGCCGTCACCGGAGGGCGCCCGGACCGTGCGGATCGCCCTCCACCCCTGGATCGGCTATGAGGCCAGCGCCGCGGTGGTCGCCTACCTGCTCAAGCGCGAGCTCGGCTACAAGGTCGAGTACGTGCGGGGGACGGAGGCCGAGTCCTGGAAGGGCTTCGAGGACGGCACCGTCGATGTGATCATCGAGAACTGGGGCCACCAGGACCTGAAGCGGGAGTACATCGACCAGAAGAAGGTGGCGGTCAGCGCCGGGCCGACCGGCAACCGCGGGGTGATCGGCTGGTACGTGCCCGAGTGGATGGCGCAGCGGTACCCCGAGCTCACCACCTACCAGGGGCTGATCGAGCACTACCGGCTGTTCCGGACCGAGAAGAGCGGGAACCTGGGGCAGCTCCTCGCCGGGGATCCCTCGTTCGTGAGCCACGACGAGGCGCTGATCAGGAACCTCAAGCTGCCGTTCAAGGTCGTCTACACCAAGGGCGAGGGCGAGCTGATCGAGGCGGCCCGGAAGGCGACCCAGAACCGGAGCCCGCTCCTCATGTACTTCTACGAGCCGCAGTGGCTCTTCAAGCAGCTCAAGCTCGTCAAGGTCAACCTCCCGCCGTACGCCCTGGGCTGTGACAAGGATCCGGAGCGGGTGGCCTGCGACTACCCGCCGTACCTGCTGGACAAGATCGTCAGCGCGCGGTTCGCGGAGAACGGCGGCAAGGCCTACGAGCTCATCAAGAACTTCACCTGGACCAACGAGGACCAGAGCGCGGTCGCGTACGACATGGCGGTGAACAACATGTCCGCCGACGACGCGGCGCGGAAGTGGATCGAGGCGAACAAGGTCGTCTGGCAGTCCTGGCTCCCGTCCTGAGCGGTGGGCCCGTGGAACCGGCCCGGCCGGAGCCTCGCCGGAGGCCATGAGCGCGTTGCGCTGCCCGCTGTGCCCGCGTACCCGCTGTGCCCGCCCACCCGGCGTCCCGGGCTTCCGGCCCGGTGATCTCGACGCGCCCGGGCGGGGCCACACCCTGACGACCGGGGTGATTTCTCCCGCTTATTTGCCTTTGCTATAGATACCTAGGTCAAGATCACCAAGACCTAGGGGGGCCATTGGGCGGGAGACGATCCCTGATCGCGAGCGCGGCCCTTGCGCTGGCCGTGCTGACCGGATGCGGAACGGCGGACGGCCTCGACATCGCCGACGGCCGCCCGGCGGGCGGGAAGGCCGCCGAGGCGGCGACCGGCACCAGCCCGCTGGCGAATCCGGACGGCACGCGTCCCGGGCTGGCCGCGATCACCTCGGCCGATGAGCGGGCCGAGGCACGGGCTCTGATCGAGCGGCTCCGGACCAAGGGGCGAGGACCGAAGACCGGCTACGAGCGGGAGAAGTTCGGGTACGCCTGGGCCGACTCCGTGGACGGCATCCCGTTCGGGCGCAACGGATGCGACACCCGCAACGACGTGCTGAAGCGGGACGGCCAGCGGCTGCAGTTCCGGAGCGGGTCGGACTGCGTGGTGATCTCGATGACCCTGTTCGACCCGTACACCGGCAAGACCATCGAGTGGACCAAGCAGAACGCGGCCGAGGTGCAGATCGACCACGTGGTGCCGCTCTCCTACTCCTGGCAGATGGGCGCGTCCCGGTGGAGTGACGAGAAGCGCCGGCAGCTCGCCAACGACCCGCTCAACCTCATGCCGGTCGACGGCGCCACGAACTCGCGGAAGGGCGACTCCGGCCCGGCGTCCTGGCTGCCGCCGCGCCGGGAGATCCGCTGCGCGTACGTGGTCCGGTTCGCCCAGGTGGCGCTCAAGTACGACCTGCCCGTCACCACCGCGGACAAGGAGACCATGCTGCAGCAGTGCTCCTGAGCGCGGCCGCCGCGCGGCCGGACAGGGGCGCCGCCGGGGACCGGGGGCGTCGCCGGGACGGGAGGCAGGGCCGCTCGGCCGTGGGCCGGTGACGTGCGCGCGCCGGGGCCGGCGTCGGCGGGTGCCGTCGCCGCGCCGCGCCCCGCGCCGGCCGCAGCGCCCCGCGCCGGCCGCACGGTGGCCGGGCCGCGCCCCGGTCGGCCAGTGGCCGGAACTGCGCTCCCCGGTCAGCCGGTGGCCGAGGGGCTCCGCTCCCGGTCAGCCGGTGGCGCGGCCGAGGCTCCCGGCCGGCCTGCCGCGGAGCGACGCGTCGAGCACCTCGGCGGTGTGCGCGACCCTGAGCGGCCCCTTGCCGGCCCGCCGGACCGCGGCGGCGATCTGCAGGGTGCACCCCGGGTTCGCGGAGACGAGCAGGTCGGCACCGGTGGCGAGCACGTGCCCGGCCTTCCGGGCGCCGAGCTCCCGGGCCGCCTCCGGCTGGAACAGGTTGTAGGTGCCGGCCGAGCCGCAGCAGATCTCCGCCTCCGCGATCTCCACCAGCCGCAGCCCGGGGATCGCGCGGAGCAGCTCGCGCGGCTGCGACCGGATCCGCTGGGCGTGCGCCAGGTGGCAGGCGTCGTGGTAGGCGACCGACAGGTCGAGCGGGTGGCGCTCGGCGACCGGCCCCAGCTCGG of Thermobispora bispora DSM 43833 contains these proteins:
- a CDS encoding HNH endonuclease family protein, whose protein sequence is MGGRRSLIASAALALAVLTGCGTADGLDIADGRPAGGKAAEAATGTSPLANPDGTRPGLAAITSADERAEARALIERLRTKGRGPKTGYEREKFGYAWADSVDGIPFGRNGCDTRNDVLKRDGQRLQFRSGSDCVVISMTLFDPYTGKTIEWTKQNAAEVQIDHVVPLSYSWQMGASRWSDEKRRQLANDPLNLMPVDGATNSRKGDSGPASWLPPRREIRCAYVVRFAQVALKYDLPVTTADKETMLQQCS
- a CDS encoding ABC transporter substrate-binding protein; the encoded protein is MKRVRLLAAVLASALLLTACSGDGEPEGAGTPSPEGARTVRIALHPWIGYEASAAVVAYLLKRELGYKVEYVRGTEAESWKGFEDGTVDVIIENWGHQDLKREYIDQKKVAVSAGPTGNRGVIGWYVPEWMAQRYPELTTYQGLIEHYRLFRTEKSGNLGQLLAGDPSFVSHDEALIRNLKLPFKVVYTKGEGELIEAARKATQNRSPLLMYFYEPQWLFKQLKLVKVNLPPYALGCDKDPERVACDYPPYLLDKIVSARFAENGGKAYELIKNFTWTNEDQSAVAYDMAVNNMSADDAARKWIEANKVVWQSWLPS